One Brassica oleracea var. oleracea cultivar TO1000 chromosome C7, BOL, whole genome shotgun sequence genomic window carries:
- the LOC106303775 gene encoding bidirectional sugar transporter SWEET4, whose protein sequence is MSTYISIPTSLRVSINISKNTHTHTHIFNISNCISLLSLLCSLFLVSCSYLSSKMVSATVARNIAGIFGNVISLFLFLSPIPTFITIYKMKKVEEYKADPYLATVLNCALWVFYGLPIVHPDSLLVITINATGLAIELFYLSIFFYFSPTSRKVKVGLWLVGEMVFVGIVATCTLLLFHTHNKRSSFVGIICVIFVSLMYIAPLTIMSKVIKTKSVRYMPFSLSLANFLNGIIWVIYALIKFDLFILIGNGLGTVSGAVQLILYACYYKTTPKDDEEEDNLSKANSQLQLSGNQGQAKGVPA, encoded by the exons ATGAGTACTTATATATCTATACCAACATCTCTTCGTGTTTCTATAAATATAAGCAAAAACACACACACACACACACATATATTTAACATATCAAATTGCATCTCTCTTCTCTCTCTCTTGTGTTCTTTGTTTCTTGTTTCTTGTTCTTACTTGTCGAGTAAAATGGTTAGCGCGACCGTTGCGAGAAACATTGCCGGCATTTTTG GCAATGTCATCTCACTGTTCTTGTTCCTATCTCCCAT ACCAACATTCATAACCATATACAAGATGAAGAAGGTGGAGGAATATAAAGCTGACCCATACTTAGCCACAGTACTTAACTGCGCACTATGGGTTTTTTATGGCTTACCAATAGTCCATCCAGATAGTCTCCTTGTGATCACAATTAATGCCACTGGTCTCGCCATTGAACTCTTTTACCTTTCTATCTTCTTCTACTTTTCTCCCACCTCACGTAAG GTGAAAGTGGGGCTATGGCTGGTAGGAGAGATGGTATTTGTAGGAATAGTAGCCACATGCACATTGCTATTGTTCCACACGCATAACAAGAGATCTTCTTTTGTTGGAATCATTTGTGTCATTTTTGTTAGCCTCATGTATATTGCTCCTCTCACCATCATG AGTAAGGTGATCAAGACCAAAAGTGTGAGATACATGCCATTCTCCCTCTCACTTGCCAACTTTCTAAACGGTATCATTTGGGTTATTTATGCCCTTATTAAATTCGACCTTTTCATTTTG ATTGGAAATGGACTAGGGACAGTATCAGGAGCAGTACAACTTATACTTTATGCTTGTTATTACAAGACAACACCAAAAGATGATGAAGAAGAAGATAATCTTTCTAAGGCTAACTCTCAGCTACAACTCAGTGGCAACCAGGGACAAGCTAAAGGAGTTCCAGCTTGA
- the LOC106305388 gene encoding plant cysteine oxidase 1-like, with translation MDSTLTAPCNASILYPEDGGNMHRFTAETACAVLDVLGPPYSNPEGRHCTYFLEFPLDKFSSEEDDVLRGQVERECHAWLQERDDNPEDRNVVGALYGGPKVED, from the exons ATGGACTCAACGTTAACCGCACCATGCAACGCCTCCATCTTGTACCCCGAAGATGGCGGGAACATGCATCGGTTCACAGCGGAAACAGCGTGTGCGGTTCTAGATGTGCTTGGCCCTCCTTACAGCAATCCAGAAGGCAGGCATTGCACTTATTTCCTAGAATTCCCTTTGGATAAGTTCTCATCAG AGGAAGACGACGTTTTGAGAGGTCAAGTGGAGAGAGAATGTCATGCCTGGCTGCAAGAAAGAGATGATAATCCAGAGGATCGTAACGTAGTTGGAGCGTTATACGGAGGTCCAAAGGTTGAGGACTGA